One Bacillus amyloliquefaciens DSM 7 = ATCC 23350 DNA window includes the following coding sequences:
- a CDS encoding sporulation YhaL family protein: MLFFPWWVYLCIIGIIFSAYKLFTTAKEEEKLDQSFIEKEGRVYIERMEQERERRMAAPENENGDAEENSNHSIA, from the coding sequence GTGCTATTTTTTCCTTGGTGGGTATACCTCTGCATTATCGGGATTATTTTCAGCGCTTATAAGCTTTTCACGACAGCTAAAGAAGAGGAAAAGCTTGACCAGTCGTTTATTGAAAAAGAAGGAAGAGTGTATATTGAACGGATGGAGCAGGAACGCGAGCGCCGTATGGCGGCGCCCGAAAATGAAAACGGGGATGCAGAAGAGAACTCCAATCATTCCATCGCATAA